A genomic window from Dehalococcoidia bacterium includes:
- a CDS encoding metal-dependent hydrolase, with protein sequence MLFFGHIAVSVALADATNSDTAAAVAGNLFPDVVDKSLGWVARLTPSRWVAHGLPCLVATCALLKPVLPERAWRGFALGYVSHLAGDLWNGGRLPLLAPFRGRRRRRRGEHSLAWFWANLGPEVVGLGFLWLRARRQPTLRSMSRTSRA encoded by the coding sequence GTGCTGTTCTTCGGCCACATAGCCGTCAGCGTCGCGCTCGCCGACGCGACGAACTCGGACACCGCCGCGGCGGTCGCTGGCAATCTCTTCCCTGATGTCGTCGACAAGTCGCTGGGTTGGGTCGCCCGGCTCACGCCTTCGCGCTGGGTCGCCCACGGCCTGCCCTGCCTGGTGGCGACTTGTGCTCTCCTGAAGCCAGTCCTGCCGGAGCGCGCCTGGCGAGGCTTCGCGCTCGGTTACGTCTCTCATCTCGCCGGGGACCTGTGGAACGGCGGCCGCCTGCCATTGCTCGCCCCGTTTCGTGGCCGGAGACGGAGGCGCCGCGGGGAGCACAGCCTGGCGTGGTTTTGGGCCAACCTTGGCCCTGAGGTGGTGGGGCTCGGCTTCCTCTGGCTGCGCGCCCGCCGTCAGCCAACCCTGCGCAGCATGTCCCGCACTTCCCGCGCCTGA
- a CDS encoding MFS transporter, with amino-acid sequence MNQPPSARPPGTAAGLSYPLLLATVSLGTIIAPLNSTMIAVALPDIRGDFGAGHAEVTWLVSAYLIAMAVAQPLGGRVGDQLGRAKVFRLGLIAFLAFSLAAAVAPSFEMLVALRTAQALVGAAVLPNGTAMLRETVPTQRLGEASGLTGSAIGLSAAVGPLLGALLLGLGSWRALFLVNVPLVGAALLCLALLGFRDRPSAARADIDWPGALFLAGVLASITLLLGDLRGQTEPVVLAAEATALVAFVALFVYRQASSVLPLAEWRLFRRPSYAGATSYILLSNLVMYTTLLCVPFFIKEVQGGSVGTAGLLVGTLSVLMSALAPVSGRLSDARGRRLPAMAGGLCQLVAAGMLLSGIAANVSTAYLAAALAVLGVGSGLGTGAASTAAIEAAPRELAGAASGTMSMMRYFGSIVGAGVLGGILNAGDAAPGVGVFRALFALLAVMASLALLASTLIHTFVRETPIVRPVPEPARE; translated from the coding sequence TTGAATCAGCCGCCTAGTGCCAGACCTCCGGGCACAGCCGCCGGGCTCAGCTATCCCCTGCTCCTGGCGACTGTCTCGCTGGGCACGATCATTGCGCCCCTGAACTCCACCATGATCGCTGTGGCCCTGCCGGACATCCGGGGCGACTTCGGCGCCGGCCACGCCGAGGTGACGTGGCTCGTATCCGCCTATCTCATCGCCATGGCCGTGGCCCAGCCGCTGGGCGGGCGGGTCGGAGACCAACTGGGGCGGGCGAAGGTCTTCCGCCTTGGCCTGATCGCTTTCCTGGCGTTTTCGCTCGCGGCGGCGGTCGCGCCGTCGTTCGAAATGCTGGTGGCATTACGTACGGCCCAGGCCCTCGTCGGGGCCGCGGTGTTGCCCAACGGGACGGCGATGCTGCGCGAGACAGTGCCCACCCAGCGTCTGGGAGAGGCCAGCGGCCTGACCGGCTCCGCCATCGGCCTCTCCGCCGCCGTCGGCCCCCTGCTGGGAGCGCTGCTCCTGGGGCTCGGGTCCTGGCGCGCGCTCTTTCTCGTGAACGTGCCGCTTGTCGGTGCGGCGTTGCTTTGCCTGGCGCTGCTCGGCTTCAGGGACCGCCCGTCGGCGGCTCGGGCCGACATCGATTGGCCGGGCGCCTTGTTCCTGGCCGGCGTCCTTGCTTCCATCACCCTCCTCCTGGGCGACCTCCGCGGCCAGACCGAGCCCGTCGTGCTCGCCGCCGAGGCCACGGCGTTGGTGGCCTTCGTGGCGCTGTTCGTCTACCGCCAGGCCTCGAGCGTGCTGCCACTGGCCGAGTGGCGCCTGTTTCGCCGCCCTTCCTACGCGGGCGCGACCAGCTACATCCTGCTCAGCAACCTCGTGATGTACACGACCCTCCTGTGCGTCCCGTTTTTCATAAAGGAGGTGCAAGGAGGGAGTGTTGGGACAGCCGGGCTGCTGGTGGGAACTCTTTCGGTCCTCATGAGCGCCCTGGCGCCGGTCAGCGGCCGGCTTTCGGACGCCCGGGGCCGGCGCCTGCCGGCGATGGCTGGCGGCCTGTGCCAGCTTGTCGCCGCAGGCATGCTCCTATCGGGCATCGCGGCCAACGTGTCGACAGCGTACCTGGCGGCGGCGCTTGCCGTCCTGGGCGTCGGCTCCGGCCTGGGCACGGGTGCTGCCAGCACGGCGGCCATCGAGGCGGCGCCCCGCGAGCTCGCGGGTGCGGCCTCGGGGACGATGTCGATGATGCGTTACTTCGGCAGCATCGTCGGAGCGGGCGTGCTCGGCGGCATCCTCAACGCCGGCGACGCGGCGCCTGGCGTCGGGGTCTTCCGCGCCCTGTTCGCGCTGCTCGCGGTCATGGCAAGCCTTGCTCTCCTCGCTTCGACCCTTATCCACACCTTCGTCCGGGAGACGCCAATCGTCCGGCCGGTGCCGGAGCCGGCCCGGGAGTAG